The following coding sequences lie in one Heteronotia binoei isolate CCM8104 ecotype False Entrance Well chromosome 6, APGP_CSIRO_Hbin_v1, whole genome shotgun sequence genomic window:
- the LOC132573308 gene encoding lipase member M-like: MWLLITMLAVQGTANLEEAQPKMNPEQFMNVSEKIQYWNYPCEEYEVLTHDGYYLSLSRIPGGSKAAILLMHNIYMEGSVWVANLPDNSLGFMLADAGYDVWIGNSRGNSWSRRHQCLTIDQQEFWDFSFHEMGIYDLSAMIDFILRKSGQEKIYYAGHAQGSTIGFVAFSVLPQLAEKIKMFFALGPAYTCRYSKSPLSQPLWLPAAFLKMIFGTKELCLLSPRLKASMAQTCSSQLVDVFCKQALFLLGGFNERNLNKSRSDVYVSIFPDYTSVKNGIHWSQSVKTGEFRFFDYGSRNIEKYNQTSPPLYRIEEIMVPIAMWSGGQDWVCQPEETMEILSQISNLIHYKHFPDWNHWDFIWGLDAAQRMYVEILGLMEKHL; the protein is encoded by the exons ATGTGGCTACTGATCACTATGCTGGCTGTACAAGGAACTGCGAATCTGGAAGAAGCCCAACCCAAAATGAATCCTGAACAATTTATGAATGTG AGTGAGAAAATCCAGTACTGGAACTATCCTTGTGAAGAATATGAAGTACTCACACATGATGGGTATTATCTGAGTCTCAGCAGAATTCCAGGAG GCTCAAAGGCAGCTATACTGCTGATGCATAACATATATATGGAGGGCAGCGTTTGGGTAGCAAACCTCCCCGATAATAGCCTGGGCTTCATGCTAGCAGATGCTGGATATGATGTGTGGATTGGAAACAGCAGAGGCAATTCCTGGTCTAGAAGACACCAGTGCCTTACAATTGACCAACAGGAATTTTGGGATTTCAG TTTTCATGAAATGGGTATTTATGATCTTTCAGCCATGATAGACTTTATTCTGCGAAAAAGTGGACAGGAAAAAATCTATTATGCTGGTCATGCTCAAGGAAGCACCATAG GTTTTGTGGCATTTTCTGTGTTGCCTCAACTTGCCGAAAAAAttaagatgttttttgccttgggACCTGCATATACATGCAGATACAGCAAAAGTCCACTTTCACAACCGCTGTGGTTGCCAGCAGCATTTCTGAAG ATGATATTTGGCACGAAAGAACTATGTCTGTTGAGTCCAAGACTGAAAGCAAGCATGGCCCAAACATGCAGTTCCCAGCTAGTGGATGTGTTTTGCAAGCaggctctttttcttcttggtggATTTAATGAAAGAAATCTAAACAAg AGTCGCTCTGATGTGTATGTATCAATATTTCCAGATTATACATCTGTGAAAAATGGTATCCACTGGAGTCAG TCAGTTAAAACAGGGGAATTCAGATTCTTTGACTATGGCTCAAGAAACATAGAAAAATACAACCAG ACCAGTCCTCCTTTGTACAGGATAGAAGAGATCATGGTGCCGATAGCAAtgtggagtggaggacaggactGGGTTTGCCAGCCAGAGGAAACCATGGAAATATTGTCTCAAATCTCTAATCTCATTCATTACAAACATTTTCCTGACTGGAACCACTGGGACTTCATTTGGGGACTAGATGCTGCTCAGCGCATGTATGTGGAAATCCTTGGATTGATGGAGAAACACTTGTGA